In Aquiflexum balticum DSM 16537, a single genomic region encodes these proteins:
- a CDS encoding peroxiredoxin — MSLRLGDIAPNFVAETTEGKIDFHEYLGDGWGVLFSHPADYTPVCTTELGAVAKLKSEFDKRNVKVLALSVDGLADHKEWIKDINETQHTIVNFPLIADEDRKVAELYDMIHPNASEKATVRSVFVIGNDKKIKLIITYPASTGRNFDELLRVIDSLQLTAYHSVATPANWKNGEDVVIVPSIKDEDIPAKFPKGHTKIKPYLRTTPQPNI, encoded by the coding sequence ATGTCACTAAGATTAGGGGATATTGCTCCAAATTTTGTCGCGGAGACGACAGAAGGAAAAATTGATTTTCATGAATATTTAGGCGATGGATGGGGAGTCCTATTTTCGCACCCTGCTGACTATACGCCGGTTTGTACTACCGAACTCGGTGCTGTTGCCAAATTAAAATCTGAGTTTGACAAAAGAAATGTCAAGGTATTGGCGCTAAGTGTGGATGGATTGGCTGACCATAAGGAATGGATCAAAGATATCAATGAAACGCAGCACACTATTGTCAACTTTCCACTTATCGCAGATGAGGATAGAAAAGTAGCTGAACTGTACGATATGATTCATCCCAATGCAAGTGAAAAAGCGACAGTAAGATCTGTTTTTGTAATCGGAAATGACAAAAAAATAAAATTGATAATTACTTACCCTGCAAGTACAGGCAGGAATTTTGATGAATTGTTAAGAGTAATTGATTCTTTGCAGTTGACTGCTTATCATTCGGTTGCCACACCGGCCAATTGGAAAAACGGAGAAGATGTGGTCATTGTGCCAAGTATAAAAGATGAGGATATTCCGGCAAAATTTCCTAAGGGACATACAAAAATCAAACCCTACCTCCGTACCACACCACAGCCAAATATATAA
- a CDS encoding TIGR04282 family arsenosugar biosynthesis glycosyltransferase, translating into MKNKNSKNAIIIFQKNLIQGKVKTRLAASLGHQQAMEIYRDLVAFTYRQVIEIRDADIWVFFSESFEEMDGNFQEHITATMVQEGSDLGERMENAFRTIFGFGYTKAVLIGTDCPEITPGIIENALKSLEKDEVVIGPAMDGGYYLIGMAKVLPQLFSQIPWSTENVLPITLQRINQDNISHFTLPVLSDIDTEEDWINLKNLISEHYS; encoded by the coding sequence ATGAAAAACAAAAATTCAAAAAACGCCATTATCATATTTCAAAAAAATCTGATCCAAGGAAAAGTAAAAACCAGATTGGCAGCTTCACTTGGCCATCAACAGGCTATGGAGATTTATAGGGATTTGGTTGCCTTTACTTATAGACAGGTCATTGAAATTAGAGATGCTGATATTTGGGTGTTTTTTTCCGAATCTTTTGAAGAAATGGATGGGAATTTCCAGGAGCATATTACAGCCACCATGGTTCAGGAGGGTTCTGATTTGGGCGAAAGAATGGAAAATGCTTTCAGAACTATTTTTGGATTTGGTTATACAAAAGCGGTTCTGATTGGGACTGATTGTCCTGAAATTACTCCTGGAATCATAGAAAATGCTTTAAAATCCCTAGAAAAGGATGAAGTGGTAATCGGGCCTGCAATGGATGGAGGATATTACCTGATTGGAATGGCCAAAGTTCTTCCCCAGTTATTCAGTCAAATTCCCTGGAGCACCGAAAATGTCTTGCCCATTACTTTGCAAAGGATAAATCAGGACAACATTTCCCATTTTACTTTACCTGTCCTATCCGATATAGATACAGAAGAAGATTGGATAAATCTCAAAAATCTCATTTCAGAACATTACAGTTGA